One segment of Salvelinus alpinus chromosome 1, SLU_Salpinus.1, whole genome shotgun sequence DNA contains the following:
- the LOC139571363 gene encoding galectin-3-binding protein A-like isoform X1, protein MQNGGITLWLLLLLHVSGLDSATWNLFNKSSTKPTQEGEVRLVGGKHDSEGRVEVYHEGKWGTVCDDGWDLAEAQVVCRQLKFPGVVSAVTGGTYGEGSGPIWLDDMDCKGTEKSLSSCPFKGWALTDCSHKEDAGVVCERGTDLTSDTAHFLDHSLGLSDDLGELFDRGDDCDFLIAIQSPTGNGDGEGKLEVEERNICTHKLILSLYPHFNITNGSSNLSLEISQACSPCVTSFIRYLYTRKIDVTVSSAQCLHKLASMFGVKRLMQDTGRLFTVLLPEDPSFYTQVSLYQYSVQTGDLLLQENCLQYLAWNCEALINSPAWSDLSTDFLMALLARSDLVVPDEGFLLQALESWIIEKGDSTGTESQVALLGHIRFPMIPAEKLYDLQFTSDLYRSHEKLYRVSMLRGFQFNALSFDTLRKHKSSESEEEHDYHPRIYTAEPWSVTVNSTNKEPPRQDMRYDYNRRYNNYQPYYPTPENGKSFTTPNHNSVIYQTKETNPISWSARVFKNQRECSNCISFPTARLSLQSSLRQNQTNSVRFSNRLLLTCEGRYVFHVQDFKNDMAQIPSNISLALSYPCPEGQYEFHFVVRPEYI, encoded by the exons ATGCAGAATGGTGGAATCACTCTGTGGCTGCTGTTGCTTCTCCATGTCTCTGGACTAGACTCTGCAACATGGAATCTATTCA ATAAGTCCTCGACAAAGCCCACACAGGAGGGCGAGGTGAGGCTGGTGGGGGGTAAGCATGACTCAGAGGGTCGAGTGGAGGTGTACCACGAGGGGAAATGGGGGACCGTCTGTGATGATGGCTGGGACCTGGCCGAGGCTCAGGTGGTGTGTCGTCAGCTGAAGTTCCCTGGTGTTGTATCTGCTGTCACTGGAGGGACTTATGGAGAGG GATCGGGTCCAATCTGGTTGGATGATATGGACTGCAAAGGAACCGAGAAGTCCCTGTCCAGCTGTCCTTTCAAGGGCTGGGCGTTGACCGACTGTTCCCACAAGGAGGACGCAGGGGTTGTTTGTGAGAGAG GCACAGATTTGACCAGTGACACAGCACATTTCCTGGACCACAGTCTGGGCCTGTCAGATGACCTGGGCGAGCTGTTTGACCGTGGGGACGACTGTGACTTCCTCATCGCAATCCAGAGCCCAACAGGGAACGGAGATGGGGAGGGGAAGTtggaagtggaggagaggaacataTGCACCCACAAActgatcctctctctctacccacactTCAACATCACCAACGGGTCCAGTAACCTCTCCCTAGAGATTAGCCAAGCCTGCAGCCCCTGTGTCACCAGCTTCATCAG GTACCTTTACACCCGCAAGATCGACGTGACCGTCTCCTCTGCCCAGTGCCTCCACAAGCTGGCCTCAATGTTTGGGGTTAAACGGCTGATGCAGGACACCGGCAGGCTCTTCACCGTACTCCTCCCTGAGGACCCCTCCTTCTACACCCAGGTCTCCCTGTACCAGTACTCCGTCCAGACCGGGGACCTGCTGCTTCAGGAGAACTGCCTCCAGTACCTGGCCTGGAACTGCGAGGCTCTGATCAACTCCCCGGCCTGGAGCGACCTCTCCACAGACTTCCTGATGGCCCTCTTAGCGCGGTCTGACCTAGTGGTACCGGACGAGGGGTTCCTTCTGCAAGCGCTGGAGAGTTGGATCATAGAGAAGGGTGACTCCACCGGCACCGAGAGCCAGGTGGCCCTGTTAGGCCACATCCGCTTCCCGATGATCCCTGCCGAGAAGCTCTACGACCTGCAGTTCACCTCAGACCTCTACAGGAGCCACGAGAAGCTCTATCGTGTCAGCATGCTCAGAGGCTTCCAGTTCAACGCCTTGTCGTTCGACACTCTGAGGAAGCACAAAAGCAGCGAGAGTGAAGAAGAGCATGATTACCATCCCAGGATCTACACTGCTGAGCCATGGAGCGTCACCGTCAACTCAACCAACAAAGAGCCACCACGCCAAGATATGCGATATGATTACAACCGTCGCTACAATAACTACCAACCTTATTACCCCACGCCAGAAAATGGCAAGTCATTCacaacaccaaaccacaatagTGTGATTTACCAGACCAAGGAAACCAACCCCATCAGTTGGTCAGCAAGAGTCTTTAAGAACCAACGAGAATGTTCCAACTGTATTTCCTTCCCCACTGCCAGGCTTTCTCTCCAAAGCAGCCTCAGACAAAACCAGACCAACAGTGTTCGCTTCAGCAACCGACTGCTCCTAACATGCGAGGGCAGGTATGTCTTTCACGTCCAGGACTTCAAGAACGACATGGCCCAGATCCCTTCTAACATCAGTCTGGCCCTGTCCTACCCCTGTCCTGAAGGCCAGTATGAATTTCACTTCGTGGTGAGACCAGAATACATCTGA
- the LOC139571363 gene encoding galectin-3-binding protein A-like isoform X2 — translation MDCKGTEKSLSSCPFKGWALTDCSHKEDAGVVCERGTDLTSDTAHFLDHSLGLSDDLGELFDRGDDCDFLIAIQSPTGNGDGEGKLEVEERNICTHKLILSLYPHFNITNGSSNLSLEISQACSPCVTSFIRYLYTRKIDVTVSSAQCLHKLASMFGVKRLMQDTGRLFTVLLPEDPSFYTQVSLYQYSVQTGDLLLQENCLQYLAWNCEALINSPAWSDLSTDFLMALLARSDLVVPDEGFLLQALESWIIEKGDSTGTESQVALLGHIRFPMIPAEKLYDLQFTSDLYRSHEKLYRVSMLRGFQFNALSFDTLRKHKSSESEEEHDYHPRIYTAEPWSVTVNSTNKEPPRQDMRYDYNRRYNNYQPYYPTPENGKSFTTPNHNSVIYQTKETNPISWSARVFKNQRECSNCISFPTARLSLQSSLRQNQTNSVRFSNRLLLTCEGRYVFHVQDFKNDMAQIPSNISLALSYPCPEGQYEFHFVVRPEYI, via the exons ATGGACTGCAAAGGAACCGAGAAGTCCCTGTCCAGCTGTCCTTTCAAGGGCTGGGCGTTGACCGACTGTTCCCACAAGGAGGACGCAGGGGTTGTTTGTGAGAGAG GCACAGATTTGACCAGTGACACAGCACATTTCCTGGACCACAGTCTGGGCCTGTCAGATGACCTGGGCGAGCTGTTTGACCGTGGGGACGACTGTGACTTCCTCATCGCAATCCAGAGCCCAACAGGGAACGGAGATGGGGAGGGGAAGTtggaagtggaggagaggaacataTGCACCCACAAActgatcctctctctctacccacactTCAACATCACCAACGGGTCCAGTAACCTCTCCCTAGAGATTAGCCAAGCCTGCAGCCCCTGTGTCACCAGCTTCATCAG GTACCTTTACACCCGCAAGATCGACGTGACCGTCTCCTCTGCCCAGTGCCTCCACAAGCTGGCCTCAATGTTTGGGGTTAAACGGCTGATGCAGGACACCGGCAGGCTCTTCACCGTACTCCTCCCTGAGGACCCCTCCTTCTACACCCAGGTCTCCCTGTACCAGTACTCCGTCCAGACCGGGGACCTGCTGCTTCAGGAGAACTGCCTCCAGTACCTGGCCTGGAACTGCGAGGCTCTGATCAACTCCCCGGCCTGGAGCGACCTCTCCACAGACTTCCTGATGGCCCTCTTAGCGCGGTCTGACCTAGTGGTACCGGACGAGGGGTTCCTTCTGCAAGCGCTGGAGAGTTGGATCATAGAGAAGGGTGACTCCACCGGCACCGAGAGCCAGGTGGCCCTGTTAGGCCACATCCGCTTCCCGATGATCCCTGCCGAGAAGCTCTACGACCTGCAGTTCACCTCAGACCTCTACAGGAGCCACGAGAAGCTCTATCGTGTCAGCATGCTCAGAGGCTTCCAGTTCAACGCCTTGTCGTTCGACACTCTGAGGAAGCACAAAAGCAGCGAGAGTGAAGAAGAGCATGATTACCATCCCAGGATCTACACTGCTGAGCCATGGAGCGTCACCGTCAACTCAACCAACAAAGAGCCACCACGCCAAGATATGCGATATGATTACAACCGTCGCTACAATAACTACCAACCTTATTACCCCACGCCAGAAAATGGCAAGTCATTCacaacaccaaaccacaatagTGTGATTTACCAGACCAAGGAAACCAACCCCATCAGTTGGTCAGCAAGAGTCTTTAAGAACCAACGAGAATGTTCCAACTGTATTTCCTTCCCCACTGCCAGGCTTTCTCTCCAAAGCAGCCTCAGACAAAACCAGACCAACAGTGTTCGCTTCAGCAACCGACTGCTCCTAACATGCGAGGGCAGGTATGTCTTTCACGTCCAGGACTTCAAGAACGACATGGCCCAGATCCCTTCTAACATCAGTCTGGCCCTGTCCTACCCCTGTCCTGAAGGCCAGTATGAATTTCACTTCGTGGTGAGACCAGAATACATCTGA
- the LOC139571568 gene encoding metalloproteinase inhibitor 2-like, translating to MFKGPDRVIHAVFTSAPCGVTLEINKEYLFTGRLSTDGRMHLVMCDFIQFWEDLNGTQKKSLTKRYQSGCDCTIIRCSSLPCPVSAPDECLWTDWLLADGQNGPQAKYSACLKRRDGSCSWSRGMAPSKK from the exons ATGTTCAAAGGTCCTGACCGGGTTATCCACGCCGTCTTCACTTCAGCGCCATGTGGTGTGACCCTGGAAATCAACAAGGAGTATCTCTTCACGG GCAGGCTGAGTACTGATGGCAGAATGCATTTAGTCATGTGTGACTTTATTCAGTTTTGGGAGGACTTGAATGGCACACAAAAGAAGAGCTTGACTAAACGCTACCAAAGCGGCTGCGATTGCACG ATCATCCGCTGCTCTTCCCTCCCCTGTCCCGTCAGCGCCCCAGATGAGTGCCTTTGGACAGACTGGTTGTTGGCCGATGGCCAAAACGGACCCCAGGCCAAGTACTCTGCCTGTCTCAAGAGGCGTGATGGGTCCTGTTCCTGGTCCAGGGGGATGGCTCCATCCAAGAAGTAG